In a single window of the Zea mays cultivar B73 chromosome 5, Zm-B73-REFERENCE-NAM-5.0, whole genome shotgun sequence genome:
- the LOC103626049 gene encoding patatin-like protein 3, with translation MEAYAAMASPPTKAMAMGLGVDKLSYEIFSLLESEFLFGAGSGCLSPGPCTPARALLGGGRVRVLAIDGCGAGAEDALLAAAALARLEAGLRDHAGDPDARVADFFDLAAGAGAGGVLAAMLFLRGADGRPRYTADEVLAFVAGSVGGKRGWGGRRRGRWASLFRGARSGRGGRLFRGVFGDATLRDAVAPLLVPCYDLATAAPFVFSRADAVESDSLDFRLRDVCAATCGALASVRSVDGATAIVGASAGVAGMGNPAAAAITHVLHNKQEFPLATGVHDLLVLSIGAGASSAAVCDGSSTPVPARSPSPRELARVTAEGVADMVDESVATAFGNACGRSYVRVQAGKAPAPLHAATASTAAAAMLAQRNVESVLFRGRRLSERTNAEKVDALAVELVKEQERRRRSPLPNVAIKQVPTPRLSSATATSGTATARTASAMPSPASCDSRR, from the coding sequence ATGGAAGCGTACGCGGCAATGGCTTCGCCGCCCACGAAGGCCATGGCCATGGGCTTGGGCGTGGACAAGCTCAGCTACGAGATCTTCTCCCTGCTGGAGAGCGAGTTCCTGTTCGGCGCCGGGTCCGGGTGCCTGTCCCCGGGGCCCTGCACGCCGGCCCGGGCACTCCTTGGCGGCGGGCGCGTGCGGGTGCTGGCGATCGACGGCTGCGGCGCGGGCGCCGAGGACGCGCTCCTGGCCGCCGCCGCGCTCGCGAGGCTCGAGGCCGGGCTGCGGGACCACGCCGGCGACCCCGAcgcgcgcgtcgccgacttcttcGACCTCGCGGCGGGCGCCGGCGCGGGTGGCGTGCTCGCGGCGATGCTGTTCCTGAGGGGCGCCGACGGCCGGCCGCGGTACACGGCCGACGAGGTGCTCGCGTTCGTGGCCGGGAGCGTCGGCGGGAAGCGCGGCTGGggaggccgccggcgcgggcggtgGGCGAGCCTGTTCCGCGGCGCGCGTAGCGGCCGCGGGGGCCGGCTGTTCCGCGGCGTGTTCGGAGACGCGACGCTCAGGGACGCCGTGGCGCCGCTCCTCGTGCCGTGCTACGACCTCGCCACGGCCGCGCCCTTCGTGTTCTCGCGCGCCGACGCCGTCGAGAGCGACAGCCTCGACTTCCGCCTCCGCGACGTGTGCGCCGCCACCTGCGGCGCGCTCGCGAGCGTGCGGTCGGTCGACGGCGCCACGGCCATCGTCGGGGCGTCCGCGGGAGTGGCGGGCATGGGCAACCCGGCCGCCGCGGCCATCACCCACGTGCTCCACAACAAGCAGGAGTTCCCGCTCGCCACCGGCGTCCACGACCTCCTCGTGCTCTCCATCGGCGCCGGCGCCTCCTCGGCCGCCGTGTGCGACGGGTCCAGTACGCCCGTGCCCGCGCGTTCCCCGTCGCCGCGGGAGCTGGCGCGCGTGACCGCCGAGGGTGTCGCGGATATGGTGGACGAGTCGGTGGCCACGGCGTTCGGGAACGCGTGCGGACGCAGCTACGTACGCGTCCAGGCCGGCAAGGCGCCGGCGCCGCTCCACGCGGCCACCGCGTCCACGGCAGCGGCGGCGATGCTCGCGCAGCGGAACGTGGAGTCGGTGCTGTTCCGGGGGCGAAGGCTGTCGGAGCGGACTAACGCCGAGAAGGTGGACGCGCTGGCCGTGGAGCTTGttaaggagcaggagcgccggcgGCGCAGCCCGCTTCCGAACGTGGCCATCAAGCAGGTGCCCACGCCGCGGCTGTCGTCGGCGACCGCGACGTCAGGCACCGCGACGGCAAGGACCGCGTCGGCGATGCCGTCGCCGGCGTCGTGCGATTCTCGCCGATAG